In one window of Coleofasciculus chthonoplastes PCC 7420 DNA:
- a CDS encoding Mur ligase family protein, which yields MSQSVLDQVRLSLSVGAAKSVTSLVRGFRLGAASVLPGSIARRIQPHALPLLLAQVRRGVILIVGTNGKTTTALLLRTLLERQGWRVAHNATGANLINGLVTALMEHTNMVGLLDADYAILEVDENILPLLLQDCQPQVILGLNLFRDQLDRYGEVDTISQRWLKAIAPLPDQTRVILNADDPTLCHLGQQLSQTVRFFGLNEPERYLEEIPHAVDSIYCPSCGYPLDYKGVYLSHLGDYHCASCGFSKSSLAVNSQEWPQILIGIYNKYNTLAAGLVAEELGIERADIYDTVKTFKAAFGRAEELVVQGKKVRILLSKNPVGMNETIRAVHDIQKQGGASTKLVVLNDRTPDGTDVSWIWDVDTEKLVALGGTIVVSGDRVYDMALRLKYSQSDSEHPCELIIKEDLQEAIKTALAHTPADETLHILPTYSAMLEVRGLLTGRQIL from the coding sequence GTGAGTCAATCAGTGCTAGATCAAGTGCGTCTGAGTTTATCGGTAGGCGCGGCTAAAAGCGTTACCTCGTTGGTGCGGGGATTCCGTTTAGGGGCAGCGAGTGTATTGCCAGGGTCGATCGCCCGCAGAATTCAACCCCATGCTTTGCCGTTGCTTTTGGCACAGGTACGGCGTGGGGTGATTCTGATTGTAGGGACGAATGGCAAAACCACGACGGCTCTATTGTTGCGAACGCTGTTAGAGCGTCAGGGGTGGCGAGTGGCGCATAATGCCACGGGTGCGAATTTGATTAATGGGTTGGTGACGGCGTTGATGGAGCATACCAATATGGTGGGTTTGCTGGATGCCGATTACGCCATTTTAGAAGTGGATGAAAATATATTGCCCTTGCTGTTGCAGGATTGTCAGCCTCAGGTGATTTTGGGTTTAAATCTGTTTCGAGATCAACTGGATCGCTATGGGGAAGTAGATACAATTAGTCAGCGCTGGCTGAAGGCGATCGCACCGCTTCCTGACCAAACTCGGGTGATTTTGAATGCTGATGATCCGACACTGTGTCATTTGGGTCAACAGTTATCGCAAACGGTGCGATTTTTCGGTCTGAATGAACCGGAGCGCTATTTGGAAGAAATTCCCCATGCCGTAGACTCGATTTACTGTCCCAGTTGCGGTTATCCCTTGGATTATAAAGGGGTTTACTTGTCTCATTTAGGGGATTATCACTGTGCGAGTTGTGGCTTTAGTAAGAGTTCCTTAGCGGTAAATAGTCAGGAGTGGCCCCAAATCTTAATTGGTATTTATAACAAATATAATACCCTGGCGGCTGGATTAGTGGCAGAGGAATTGGGGATTGAGCGGGCGGACATTTACGACACGGTTAAAACCTTTAAGGCTGCATTTGGACGTGCTGAGGAATTGGTGGTTCAGGGGAAGAAGGTGCGGATTCTGTTATCGAAAAATCCGGTAGGGATGAATGAAACCATCCGGGCGGTGCATGATATCCAAAAACAGGGGGGAGCCTCGACCAAGTTAGTCGTGTTGAATGACCGAACCCCCGATGGGACGGATGTGTCTTGGATTTGGGACGTGGATACCGAGAAGCTGGTGGCGTTAGGCGGGACGATTGTGGTGAGTGGCGATCGCGTTTATGATATGGCATTACGCCTGAAGTATTCTCAATCCGATTCAGAACATCCTTGTGAGTTAATTATTAAAGAGGATTTACAGGAGGCGATTAAGACGGCATTGGCGCATACACCAGCCGATGAAACGTTGCATATTTTACCCACTTATTCTGCCATGTTAGAAGTGCGGGGATTGTTGACCGGGCGGCAGATTTTGTGA
- a CDS encoding HEAT repeat domain-containing protein, with translation MTNPDNASVAHKIRSLARMRSEQSIPVFLQGLNQDDNSVQAWAAWGLAQIGSDVVVTHLLAALGDSSPQVRKWATWALGEIGSEQAVTGLLDALNHEDAQVRWRAATALGRIANPVAIDPLLQVLREDEDHYVRGRATWALGQLRSDAALEDLKRALYDPDFYIHTKAVYALGNLASEDAVSILLEGLYHPVLEVRAASVAVLGEIGTETAIAGILQSLSDGDVFVRTRVVEALGNIGTPTVIAGIRQALNDEDAYVRDRAAAVIEKLKGVMNRDVQDTSAMTASSIQIPGLPKLWIGSFSEASEYLWSKTPGSSIHYLISIGSPGVAPPPGYTRIPHHLRLEFDDIDMPHDDPEYVLPTAEHILQIIEFTNLISSNQGDLLIHCQSGVSRSAAVALIVCTELLGVGREEDALANVLAVRPQALPNLWIVQLADDILNCGGRLVQVVQQHHDSVK, from the coding sequence ATGACTAACCCTGATAATGCTTCAGTCGCGCATAAAATTCGCTCCTTAGCCCGAATGCGCTCAGAACAATCGATTCCAGTTTTCCTGCAAGGACTCAACCAGGACGATAATAGCGTACAGGCTTGGGCGGCGTGGGGACTGGCACAAATTGGTAGTGATGTGGTAGTGACTCATTTACTTGCAGCATTGGGAGATTCATCGCCGCAGGTGCGAAAGTGGGCAACATGGGCATTAGGGGAAATCGGTAGTGAACAGGCAGTTACGGGACTCTTGGACGCCCTAAACCATGAGGATGCTCAAGTCCGTTGGCGGGCGGCGACGGCGTTGGGACGTATCGCCAATCCTGTGGCAATTGACCCACTCCTACAGGTTTTGCGGGAAGATGAGGATCACTATGTTCGCGGTAGAGCGACATGGGCGTTAGGACAACTCAGAAGTGATGCCGCACTCGAAGACTTAAAACGGGCACTCTATGACCCAGACTTTTATATTCACACCAAAGCCGTCTATGCCTTAGGAAATCTGGCGAGCGAAGACGCGGTTTCTATTCTCCTGGAAGGGCTTTATCATCCTGTCTTAGAAGTTCGGGCGGCGTCTGTGGCCGTATTAGGTGAAATTGGCACTGAAACTGCCATTGCGGGAATTTTACAGTCACTTAGCGATGGAGATGTCTTTGTCCGCACACGAGTGGTGGAAGCCTTGGGAAATATTGGCACACCAACAGTGATAGCGGGTATTCGACAAGCGCTTAATGATGAAGATGCTTATGTTCGAGATAGAGCAGCGGCGGTGATTGAAAAACTCAAGGGGGTGATGAATCGCGACGTCCAGGATACCTCAGCAATGACGGCAAGTTCTATTCAAATTCCGGGTTTACCTAAACTCTGGATTGGTTCATTTAGTGAAGCCAGTGAATATCTCTGGTCAAAAACGCCAGGGTCATCCATTCACTATCTGATTTCCATTGGTTCTCCGGGGGTTGCTCCGCCTCCGGGTTATACTCGCATTCCTCACCATTTGCGATTAGAGTTTGATGATATTGATATGCCCCATGATGATCCCGAATATGTCTTGCCGACAGCAGAGCATATCCTGCAAATTATCGAATTTACCAATTTAATTTCGTCGAACCAGGGGGATTTACTCATCCATTGTCAATCCGGAGTGAGTCGTTCGGCGGCGGTGGCGTTGATTGTTTGTACTGAGTTATTGGGCGTGGGTAGAGAGGAAGATGCCCTTGCCAATGTTTTAGCCGTTAGACCTCAAGCCCTGCCAAATCTGTGGATTGTTCAGTTAGCCGATGATATTTTAAATTGCGGGGGTCGATTGGTTCAAGTGGTGCAACAGCATCATGACTCGGTGAAATAG
- a CDS encoding CAP domain-containing protein, translated as MQPQQSNPSQPTVQEQEMLELINRMRLNPVGELDLLINSADADVNFALDYFNVDLDVLQTQWANLQPVQPLAWSDQLQEAAQNHNQLMIQADTQSHQLPGELNLSQRIANTGYNWSTVGENVYTYADSVFHGHAGFAIDWGFTSTGIQASHGHRNNIMNSNFREVGLSIIPENDPATQVGSLVITQNFGNRFNFGNSWLMGVVFDDQITDDQFYSIGEGLGGINVTAVNTTTNERFTTTTWNAGGYQMQLSTGTYQVTFAGDWDDDGQTDTETRQVTIGSENIKLDLDTDELIPTPEPTSESDSKTDTQTPSDSTTETDSKTDTQTPSDSTTETDSKTDTQTPSDSNTEIDSTPNTQTSTSELTSEPESEPTTTDNQSPLKCSASDDHLQGSADKDIIAGCLGNDIIYGKEGNDILRGDFNHRSSGGMVGGDDIIYGGKGNDRIGGKGGNDFLYGGDDHDRIWGDDGDDLLWGGLGDDTLTGDDFSGGQGSDTFVLALGEGTDTIIDFHLGEDFLGLANGLTFEELTITQGSGGNKGHALISSGDETLARLKGVDANDLIAITSGSAAIANPVFVDV; from the coding sequence ATGCAACCTCAACAATCCAATCCCTCTCAACCTACCGTCCAAGAACAGGAAATGCTGGAGTTGATCAACCGGATGAGGCTCAACCCAGTCGGCGAACTTGATTTATTAATTAATTCAGCCGATGCTGATGTTAACTTCGCGTTGGACTACTTTAATGTTGATCTGGATGTATTGCAAACTCAATGGGCGAATCTCCAACCCGTTCAACCCTTAGCTTGGTCAGATCAACTCCAAGAGGCGGCGCAAAACCATAATCAGTTGATGATTCAAGCAGATACCCAGTCCCATCAGTTACCTGGGGAATTGAATTTGAGTCAGCGGATTGCTAATACTGGCTATAACTGGTCTACTGTGGGTGAGAATGTCTATACGTATGCTGACTCCGTTTTTCATGGACATGCAGGTTTTGCCATTGATTGGGGCTTCACTTCAACCGGGATACAAGCGTCCCATGGTCACCGCAATAATATTATGAACTCGAATTTTCGGGAAGTGGGTCTTTCGATTATTCCCGAAAATGACCCAGCTACCCAGGTTGGATCACTGGTCATCACCCAGAACTTTGGCAATCGCTTCAATTTTGGCAATTCCTGGTTAATGGGAGTTGTTTTTGACGACCAGATTACAGATGATCAATTTTATAGCATCGGTGAAGGACTGGGCGGAATTAATGTCACAGCCGTTAACACTACAACTAACGAACGTTTCACAACGACGACTTGGAACGCAGGTGGTTATCAAATGCAGTTGTCCACTGGAACCTACCAAGTGACCTTTGCTGGCGACTGGGACGATGATGGACAGACAGATACTGAAACTCGTCAGGTGACGATTGGGTCAGAAAATATCAAACTTGACCTGGATACAGATGAATTAATTCCGACACCTGAACCAACGTCCGAATCGGACTCAAAGACTGATACTCAAACTCCGAGTGACTCAACGACAGAAACAGACTCAAAGACTGATACTCAAACTCCGAGTGACTCAACGACAGAAACAGACTCAAAGACTGATACTCAAACTCCGAGTGACTCAAATACAGAAATAGACTCAACCCCTAATACTCAAACTTCGACATCAGAATTGACATCTGAACCCGAATCTGAGCCAACGACTACAGATAATCAGTCCCCGCTTAAATGTAGTGCATCAGATGACCATCTACAAGGTAGTGCGGATAAAGATATCATCGCTGGCTGTTTAGGCAATGATATTATTTACGGCAAAGAGGGTAATGATATCCTGCGCGGTGACTTTAACCACCGTTCCTCTGGTGGTATGGTTGGCGGTGATGACATCATTTATGGTGGTAAAGGGAATGATCGGATTGGCGGTAAGGGTGGAAATGATTTCCTCTATGGCGGCGATGATCATGACCGAATTTGGGGTGATGACGGCGATGACCTACTTTGGGGCGGTTTAGGGGATGACACTCTCACGGGAGACGATTTCTCTGGAGGACAGGGTAGCGATACGTTTGTGCTTGCCCTTGGCGAAGGAACTGATACAATAATAGATTTTCATCTGGGTGAAGATTTTTTGGGGTTAGCCAATGGACTGACCTTTGAAGAGCTGACCATCACTCAGGGAAGCGGTGGGAATAAGGGTCATGCTCTGATCAGTTCTGGTGATGAAACATTAGCTCGTCTCAAAGGCGTAGATGCGAATGACCTAATCGCGATTACCTCTGGCAGTGCCGCGATCGCAAATCCAGTTTTTGTTGACGTATAG
- a CDS encoding thylakoid membrane photosystem I accumulation factor, with translation MTFDSLPVLSQHPTNRYSYKRLIAQCLVTLIAVLGCLLLSTPSALAELNDDHFDGNIFALYAGNGSLVPPRVTLADSIKAHKPALLVFYIDDSKDCKQFSTVVSQLQAPYGRAASFIPISADTLYDKPSDDPMKPGYYYEGLVPQTVLIDQEGEVRLNETGQVSYEKVDDVFREVFDLLPRSESLDLKRRSVNEINTELSQD, from the coding sequence ATGACCTTTGACTCATTGCCTGTTCTTAGTCAACATCCAACCAATCGCTATTCTTACAAACGTCTTATTGCCCAATGTTTGGTCACTCTGATTGCTGTCCTTGGCTGTTTGCTGCTATCAACACCATCAGCCCTAGCCGAACTCAATGATGACCACTTTGACGGCAATATCTTTGCCCTCTATGCAGGGAATGGTTCCCTAGTCCCGCCGCGTGTCACTCTGGCAGACTCCATAAAAGCACATAAACCAGCCTTGCTGGTGTTCTATATCGATGACAGTAAAGACTGTAAGCAGTTTTCCACCGTGGTGTCCCAGCTACAAGCGCCTTATGGACGGGCGGCGAGTTTTATCCCCATTAGCGCGGATACTCTGTACGACAAACCAAGTGATGACCCAATGAAACCGGGCTACTATTATGAAGGATTAGTCCCCCAAACCGTTCTCATTGACCAAGAGGGTGAGGTTCGGTTGAATGAAACGGGACAAGTCAGCTACGAAAAAGTCGATGATGTCTTTCGGGAGGTTTTTGACTTACTTCCCCGTTCTGAATCACTAGATTTAAAACGGCGATCGGTTAACGAGATTAATACGGAATTAAGCCAAGATTGA
- a CDS encoding ribonuclease toxin HepT-like protein has protein sequence MTMLVQRIEQELAQVQEAVTQTQRLINKLPQTQDDDMQNALIAAIALNMQSYYTGAERIFYEIAKEIDGDVPTGADWHRQVLEQLSVEIPTVRQAVLSQTTLIDLDEFRRFRHVVRSNYAHNLNPDLVVQLSEKLAICSQKLMQDIQVFMRGMGLG, from the coding sequence ATGACTATGTTGGTTCAGCGCATTGAGCAGGAATTAGCACAAGTTCAAGAAGCAGTCACTCAAACTCAACGACTGATCAACAAACTTCCCCAAACTCAAGATGATGATATGCAAAACGCACTCATCGCGGCTATTGCGCTGAATATGCAAAGCTATTATACGGGAGCAGAGCGTATCTTCTATGAAATTGCTAAAGAGATAGATGGAGACGTGCCAACAGGTGCAGATTGGCATCGGCAAGTATTGGAACAACTGTCTGTAGAGATCCCGACGGTTCGCCAAGCTGTACTTTCACAGACAACATTAATTGACTTGGACGAATTCCGACGCTTTCGCCACGTTGTCAGAAGTAACTATGCTCATAATCTCAATCCTGATCTAGTCGTGCAATTATCAGAAAAATTAGCGATTTGTAGCCAGAAGTTGATGCAAGATATTCAGGTTTTTATGAGAGGTATGGGGCTAGGCTGA
- a CDS encoding nucleotidyltransferase family protein: MPSVDTKTREQIVKRVLTARKNRAEFLLQMKKLQQQGWQAARQAAATLKEEFGANRVVLFGSMLDHQHMTWHSDIDLAVWGIDTNHYLRAGAVAERGHHFSIDLIDAESSPPHIQAAIQQGIEL; this comes from the coding sequence ATGCCCTCCGTGGACACAAAAACCCGTGAACAGATTGTAAAGAGAGTGCTAACCGCCCGTAAAAATAGGGCTGAGTTTTTGCTCCAGATGAAAAAACTCCAGCAGCAAGGCTGGCAAGCAGCACGCCAAGCGGCTGCTACCCTGAAGGAGGAATTTGGCGCAAATCGCGTTGTTTTATTTGGTTCAATGCTTGATCACCAGCACATGACCTGGCATTCTGATATAGACCTTGCCGTTTGGGGCATTGACACAAACCATTACCTACGGGCTGGGGCAGTTGCCGAAAGAGGACATCATTTCTCCATTGACCTGATAGATGCTGAATCATCACCCCCCCATATCCAAGCAGCCATTCAGCAAGGGATAGAACTGTAA
- a CDS encoding DUF4279 domain-containing protein, whose product MNTDSKTNEIYAYFRLSGVDLDPDEITKIVGVKPTQTWKTGDVVVRSRGKPTIRKFSVWKVKSKLAPSEELDPTRELEIHIESVFEQLQPGWQQLAQISYQYEALICCVVYAYSHVPAISFNQQIIHKASELSAGIDLDMYCRLNWKKQEQE is encoded by the coding sequence CTGAATACTGACAGCAAAACCAACGAAATATACGCATATTTTCGATTATCAGGAGTTGATCTTGATCCGGATGAAATCACTAAGATTGTCGGTGTTAAACCTACGCAAACTTGGAAAACAGGAGATGTCGTCGTTCGGTCGAGGGGAAAACCAACTATTAGGAAATTTAGTGTTTGGAAAGTCAAATCTAAATTAGCTCCTTCAGAAGAACTTGACCCCACAAGAGAACTTGAGATACATATAGAGTCTGTTTTTGAGCAACTACAACCTGGTTGGCAGCAACTCGCTCAAATAAGTTATCAGTACGAAGCACTTATTTGTTGTGTAGTTTATGCTTATAGCCACGTACCTGCCATTAGTTTTAATCAGCAAATTATACATAAGGCTAGTGAACTGAGTGCAGGTATAGATTTAGATATGTATTGTAGACTTAATTGGAAAAAACAAGAACAAGAATAA
- a CDS encoding eCIS core domain-containing protein → MEYKPVQKKNSSWTPTPVQKKGKSPGKMGHSSIQPKSNPSSAPSPEIGEYSRDSADRLTANVMRGIQAKKQEEAEGSTLRLRSGSTLQPKFESPWAPTFEPPPPLPQSPASQLKGAFAPVSQNPIQRQCADCAKEEQEQAGEAGKDLEEIGIQTKLTVGAPGDTYEQEADRVASQVMLMSAPPDSSASVQRQLDTNHPHHPHQIWKRAQSITPVVQRQIDPRVQMRQMIQRAHQIEGNQASGDLESRLNASKGGGSPLSENVRGFMEPRFGADFSGVRVHTGGEAVQMNQELGAQAFTHGSDVYFGDGKSPGNNELTAHELTHVVQQTGGVTTKLQRRPLTSYVTPLLQRQNTVQLRRASNDPDARFASATSSESGLTVLIGAQELYADHSLVTIANAALVNVGKHGSFIQLDDSSGQIQHEGNTLNKVTPVWVNKGSNSGQHAGLNTPNAGGADSEGNVGGSMALWTDCGRSSEAVTGSQGGDRQAVYYKNGSEKTTYGRSDSNMHNVTKNPAGKMANQIFFDLMYSFINDPNNAAYLQPGHKKRVFDFWESLTSFSYKTKEQKKKPKDGVKAQQLYDLLTDDGKRAFDKAAGINDYANPEIGEAYTMSSGYNFPGFQGIPGNTTWNFHWAGVIMKDASDNITLENYAVTGEYAQSVGVPQRDFVDRGWNFAMYGSVKSDGTVDNNETFHHDHLASDTHGNKATTMAVRTDQ, encoded by the coding sequence ATGGAGTATAAACCCGTACAAAAGAAAAATTCATCCTGGACTCCCACCCCAGTACAGAAAAAGGGTAAAAGTCCCGGTAAAATGGGACATTCTTCGATTCAACCCAAGTCAAACCCGTCATCTGCCCCATCCCCAGAAATCGGGGAATATTCCAGAGACTCGGCGGATAGACTTACCGCCAATGTAATGCGAGGAATCCAAGCTAAAAAACAGGAGGAAGCTGAAGGGTCAACCCTTCGGCTCCGCTCAGGGTCAACATTACAACCTAAATTTGAATCGCCCTGGGCACCAACGTTTGAGCCACCCCCACCCTTACCACAAAGCCCAGCTTCCCAATTAAAAGGTGCTTTTGCCCCAGTATCACAGAACCCGATTCAACGCCAATGTGCTGATTGTGCGAAGGAAGAGCAGGAACAGGCGGGAGAAGCCGGGAAAGATTTAGAGGAAATTGGCATTCAAACCAAGTTGACGGTTGGAGCGCCAGGAGATACTTACGAACAAGAAGCTGACCGAGTAGCGTCTCAGGTAATGTTAATGTCAGCGCCTCCGGATAGTTCAGCATCCGTTCAGCGTCAATTAGACACCAATCACCCCCATCACCCCCATCAGATATGGAAACGAGCGCAGTCAATTACACCTGTGGTGCAGAGGCAAATTGATCCGCGTGTGCAAATGCGCCAGATGATACAACGGGCGCATCAAATAGAGGGAAATCAAGCCTCTGGGGATTTAGAGAGTCGTTTGAATGCGTCTAAGGGTGGGGGTTCTCCGTTATCCGAGAACGTGAGAGGGTTTATGGAACCGCGCTTTGGGGCTGATTTTAGTGGGGTGCGCGTGCATACGGGTGGTGAAGCGGTGCAGATGAATCAGGAGTTGGGCGCTCAGGCGTTTACTCATGGGAGTGATGTTTATTTTGGGGATGGGAAATCACCGGGGAATAATGAGTTGACGGCCCATGAGTTGACTCATGTGGTGCAGCAAACGGGTGGAGTAACAACGAAACTGCAAAGACGACCATTGACCTCGTATGTTACACCCTTGCTTCAAAGGCAGAACACAGTGCAGTTGCGGCGTGCTTCTAACGACCCTGATGCAAGATTTGCTAGTGCAACCTCTTCAGAGTCGGGGTTAACTGTGCTTATAGGTGCTCAAGAACTTTATGCAGACCACAGTTTAGTTACCATTGCAAATGCGGCACTGGTCAATGTTGGCAAGCATGGATCTTTCATTCAACTTGATGATAGTTCAGGACAAATCCAACATGAGGGAAACACCCTCAACAAAGTTACACCCGTGTGGGTAAACAAAGGGAGTAACTCTGGGCAACATGCTGGTCTTAATACCCCAAATGCTGGAGGTGCGGATTCAGAAGGTAATGTTGGTGGCTCAATGGCACTTTGGACAGACTGCGGGCGTTCCTCCGAAGCAGTAACAGGATCTCAAGGTGGCGATCGTCAAGCCGTGTATTACAAGAATGGAAGTGAGAAAACTACCTACGGTCGCTCTGACTCAAATATGCATAATGTAACAAAAAATCCTGCCGGTAAGATGGCAAATCAAATTTTCTTTGATTTAATGTACAGCTTTATAAATGACCCCAACAACGCCGCTTATCTCCAACCTGGTCATAAGAAACGAGTCTTTGACTTCTGGGAATCTTTGACAAGCTTTAGCTATAAAACAAAAGAGCAGAAGAAGAAGCCGAAAGATGGTGTTAAAGCACAGCAACTTTACGATCTGTTGACAGATGATGGCAAACGAGCCTTCGATAAAGCGGCTGGCATTAATGACTATGCTAATCCGGAAATTGGTGAGGCATACACCATGTCTTCGGGATACAACTTCCCAGGATTCCAGGGAATTCCAGGTAATACAACTTGGAATTTTCACTGGGCAGGTGTAATCATGAAAGATGCTTCAGACAATATCACATTGGAAAACTATGCAGTGACTGGAGAATACGCGCAAAGCGTCGGTGTTCCTCAACGTGATTTCGTTGATCGAGGGTGGAACTTTGCAATGTATGGCTCAGTTAAAAGCGACGGAACAGTCGATAACAATGAAACGTTCCATCACGATCATCTGGCTAGCGATACCCATGGCAACAAAGCAACCACAATGGCAGTTCGCACAGACCAATAA
- a CDS encoding antitoxin, with product MQKEYDLDKMKSRPNPFAQTLKQQVTLPLGIEVIEYFEEMAQEKGMSWQELINLYLEDCVASKRELSFDIL from the coding sequence ATGCAAAAAGAATATGACCTTGACAAAATGAAAAGCAGACCCAATCCTTTTGCCCAAACATTAAAACAACAAGTAACTTTACCTTTGGGGATAGAAGTCATAGAATATTTTGAGGAAATGGCACAAGAAAAAGGAATGTCTTGGCAAGAATTAATTAATTTATACCTTGAAGATTGTGTTGCTAGTAAACGCGAACTATCTTTTGATATCTTGTAG
- a CDS encoding polyprenyl synthetase family protein has protein sequence MNSLKSLYPEIREVFQNSIPNFWTELKVVLAKLFEEPMIPEAILPLASCQAVDGEAKEAIHVCAALLALGLCLRILDDLEDQDRDGQLWKEVGATRAWNYASAIHILSFEILSKASLEPKIFHKINQSYIDAFFRISVGQDRELVGTTRTVEDYWLTVEMKSAGFVATACATGAMVGTDNPELIQSCGVFGHHLGLALQILNDMESIWQPDGITDLKQGKITLPLLYGLESHHSERDELLSLVTDNEIATHAERIKEILDKIDTKSFLIWAALKEREQALEAIKICPNAEGREVLESYITGMFGDIDLLLEKPEGDKT, from the coding sequence ATGAATTCTTTAAAATCATTATATCCAGAAATTAGAGAGGTTTTTCAAAACTCAATTCCCAATTTTTGGACAGAATTGAAGGTGGTACTAGCCAAATTGTTTGAAGAACCAATGATTCCAGAGGCGATATTACCATTAGCTTCCTGTCAAGCTGTTGATGGAGAAGCCAAAGAGGCTATTCATGTTTGTGCTGCACTTCTAGCTCTGGGTCTATGCCTACGCATTTTGGATGATTTGGAAGATCAAGATCGAGATGGACAGCTATGGAAGGAGGTCGGCGCCACTAGAGCTTGGAATTATGCTTCAGCTATTCATATTCTTTCCTTTGAAATCCTGAGCAAAGCATCTCTTGAACCCAAAATATTTCACAAAATTAATCAGTCCTATATTGATGCCTTTTTTCGTATATCAGTAGGTCAGGATAGAGAGCTAGTTGGAACTACTCGAACTGTTGAAGACTATTGGTTAACCGTAGAAATGAAAAGTGCTGGCTTTGTGGCTACAGCTTGTGCTACTGGTGCTATGGTGGGAACAGATAACCCTGAACTGATTCAATCTTGTGGTGTTTTTGGTCATCATCTGGGGCTTGCTCTACAAATTCTTAACGACATGGAATCCATTTGGCAACCTGATGGTATAACTGACTTAAAGCAGGGAAAAATTACTCTCCCTTTGCTCTATGGGTTGGAATCTCATCACTCAGAACGAGATGAGCTATTGTCCCTAGTGACAGACAATGAAATCGCTACTCATGCAGAACGAATCAAAGAAATATTAGACAAAATTGACACGAAAAGCTTCTTGATATGGGCAGCTTTAAAAGAACGGGAACAAGCCTTAGAAGCTATAAAAATTTGTCCCAATGCTGAAGGAAGAGAAGTTCTGGAATCCTATATAACTGGGATGTTTGGAGATATTGATTTATTACTGGAAAAACCAGAAGGTGACAAGACTTAA